In one Nicotiana sylvestris chromosome 8, ASM39365v2, whole genome shotgun sequence genomic region, the following are encoded:
- the LOC104232424 gene encoding PHD finger protein At1g33420, translating into MVVMNGRPMKRLKRRVTADLNDFLTFPDVGSIGGGSSEPFRTTVKAFLSKHALLPPPSSLFPHLLTWQILFRVGDLTNDDGDEDSSPAIVCLDVIEEDVARSRSVYCDQCRVVGWSSNPVCAKRFHFIIKSDGNSIGGYNKPCAGCGEALHLSESRCKSCNHVMTTEDVEDWMYHQLEDNSHLLHAVIHSNGYGHLLRVNGREGGSRLLSGNNIMNFWDRLCKVIGARKISVMDVSKKYGLELRLLHCLTKGHPWYGEWGYQFGAGSFGLTQNAYKQAVENLSSLPLTIFLSQGRKPRTRLQDLISFYQSLSEGELVNIRDLFVFLTSSIRDARKSALGADDNSTYKKRKLCDSKSKVLCAWTSNDVLRVEEAMFRVLRAVSGSNWVSWRALRGAVCKAGPPELLDYCLKELNGKQAADGMVVNARCVNGSGAMEYKLERGNPMVNVNTNGNRLPCTPNFPSEEHLRRDLKYLYECMLNPQTMLNHIPLTKRELAVRSARIVLDCKQFMKEYQPERFLPIPKSDSIQLLCEVDIMEHSDVHSRNPPPELMILPSDATISDLKAEATRTFQDVYLMFRRFQADELVGYSGLKEATQVKLLLGSAEFVTVRGKFLGKNALSRYRMERGVERWTVDCFCGAKDDDGERMLACDVCGVWQHTRCAGIPDLDAVPARFICLRCRCVSQTTNTSGNCKDESVAGGARGGLGKSLTNAA; encoded by the coding sequence ATGGTGGTAATGAATGGAAGGCCTATGAAGCGGTTGAAGAGGAGAGTCACGGCGGACCTCAACGACTTTCTCACGTTCCCCGACGTCGGCAGTATCGGCGGTGGTAGTAGCGAACCGTTCAGGACGACGGTAAAGGCTTTTTTGTCGAAGCACGCGCTCTTACCGCCGCCTTCGTCGCTGTTTCCTCACCTGCTGACGTGGCAGATCCTCTTCCGCGTCGGCGACCTCACCAACGACGACGGCGACGAGGACTCTTCTCCGGCAATCGTCTGCCTCGATGTAATCGAAGAAGACGTCGCCAGATCTAGATCCGTTTATTGCGACCAATGCCGAGTCGTTGGTTGGAGCAGTAATCCAGTTTGTGCAAAGCGTTTCCACTTTATTATCAAGTCAGACGGAAATTCAATCGGCGGTTATAACAAGCCTTGTGCCGGCTGTGGTGAAGCTCTTCACTTATCTGAGTCTAGGTGCAAATCGTGCAATCATGTTATGACTACAGAAGATGTTGAAGATTGGATGTACCATCAGTTGGAAGATAACAGTCATCTTCTGCATGCTGTGATCCATTCCAATGGCTATGGGCATCTTCTCAGGGTAAATGGCAGAGAAGGTGGCTCCAGGTTGCTTTCTGGGAACAATATAATGAATTTCTGGGATCGACTTTGTAAAGTTATTGGAGCTAGAAAAATCAGTGTAATGGATGTTTCAAAGAAGTATGGTTTGGAATTACGTCTGCTACATTGCCTTACAAAAGGTCATCCCTGGTATGGTGAATGGGGTTATCAGTTTGGAGCTGGTAGCTTTGGTTTGactcaaaatgcttataaacAAGCTGTAGAGAACCTTTCTTCTCTGCCCTTGACCATATTTTTATCTCAAGGAAGGAAACCTCGAACCCGTTTGCAGGATTTGATTTCGTTTTATCAATCCTTGTCGGAAGGTGAACTTGTAAATATTAGAGACCTGTTTGTTTTCTTGACTAGTTCAATTCGTGATGCCCGCAAATCTGCATTGGGGGCTGATGACAATTCCACTTATAAGAAGCGCAAACTTTGCGACTCCAAGTCCAAGGTCTTATGTGCTTGGACCAGTAATGATGTTTTACGTGTTGAAGAAGCAATGTTTAGAGTACTACGAGCTGTCTCTGGGTCTAATTGGGTCAGCTGGCGTGCTCTTAGAGGTGCGGTCTGTAAAGCTGGACCTCCGGAACTACTTGATTATTGCTTAAAGGAACTCAATGGGAAACAGGCAGCCGATGGGATGGTTGTCAATGCCCGCTGTGTTAATGGATCCGGCGCTATGGAGTATAAACTTGAGCGTGGCAACCCAATGGTTAATGTGAATACAAATGGGAACAGATTGCCTTGCACTCCAAACTTCCCATCTGAGGAACATCTGCGTCGAGATTTGAAGTACTTGTATGAGTGCATGCTAAACCCGCAGACAATGTTAAATCATATTCCTTTAACCAAAAGGGAACTTGCAGTTCGCTCCGCTAGAATTGTTCTTGATTGCAAGCAATTTATGAAAGAATATCAACCCGAGAGATTCTTGCCTATCCCAAAATCAGATTCTATCCAGCTGTTATGTGAGGTGGATATCATGGAACATTCTGATGTGCATTCCAGAAATCCTCCTCCAGAATTAATGATTCTGCCCTCGGATGCTACGATTTCTGACTTGAAAGCGGAGGCAACGAGGACATTTCAAGATGTATACTTGATGTTTAGAAGATTCCAAGCTGATGAGTTAGTTGGGTACAGCGGGCTGAAAGAAGCTACTCAGGTCAAACTCCTTTTAGGATCTGCTGAGTTTGTCACAGTCCGAGGAAAGTTCCTTGGGAAAAATGCACTGAGCAGGTATAGAATGGAAAGGGGAGTTGAGAGATGGACAGTAGATTGCTTCTGTGGAGCAAAGGATGATGATGGGGAGAGGATGTTGGCTTGTGATGTCTGCGGTGTTTGGCAGCATACCAGATGTGCGGGCATACCCGACCTGGATGCTGTTCCTGCGAGGTTCATTTGCCTTAGGTGCAGGTGTGTTAGTCAGACTACAAATACAAGCGGGAATTGCAAGGATGAATCAGTTGCTGGGGGCGCTCGCGGGGGTTTAGGAAAGAGCTTGACTAATGCTGCCTGA
- the LOC104232423 gene encoding uncharacterized protein isoform X1: MILNYASSAFVQWNKTPKKMVYFSASAANLNTEKLREQLDHLHKEAQTTRNKANSARSRLLRLSEAAEKFRRQAAVSIQTGKENDARELLFQKKKIMQAMEKSKSRIELLDELAAKLNEAISMREKQLIGNVAFDLDIAIDDAPSPVRIVSPKDENPDNSDENEDFDQETIKLDDSQELQAPNDNNAERITDYELKNLEVSTSGNMSKEADKIDSLKGVSSYEEFLEHIDQQLRDIEVELITFLRFSSLILESKEKLENSKVQQALDVLEGVHQLRGRIASIVQKKAGVS, from the exons ATGATACTGAATTATGCTTCTTCTGCGTTTGTCCAATGGAACAAAACTCCAAAGAAAATGGTATATTTCTCTGCTTCTGCTGCTAATTTAAATACGGAGAAGCTTAGAGAGCAATTAGACCATCTTCACAAGGAAGCACAAACCACAAGAAATAAAG CGAATAGTGCAAGATCGAGGCTACTTCGGTTGTCTGAAGCAGCGGAAAAATTTCGGCGACAAGCAGCCGTTAGTATTCAAACTGGAAAGGAGAATGACGCCAGGGAGCTACTTTTTCAAAAGAAGAAGATTATGCAAGCCATGGAGAAGTCAAAGAGCCGCATTGAATTGCTTGATGAACTTGCGGCAAAGCTTAATGAG GCAATATCTATGAGGGAGAAGCAGTTAATCGGAAATGTTGCTTTTGACCTTGATATTGCTATAGATGATGCCCCAAGTCCTGTTCGAATAGTATCTCCAAAGGATGAAAATCCAGATAATTCAGATGAAAATGAAGACTTTGACCAGGAAACTATAAAATTAGATGATAGCCAAGAATTGCAAGCTCCCAATGATAATAATGCAGAACGTATAACTGATTATGAATTGAAAAATCTCGAGGTATCAACAAGTGGGAACATGTCCAAGGAAGCCGACAAGATCGATAGTTTAAAGGGGGTATCCTCATATGAGGAGTTTTTGGAACATATAGACCAACAACTAAGAGACATTGAAGTAGAGCTTATCACCTTTTTGAGATTTTCATCCTTAATACTTGAAAGCAAAGAGAAACTAGAAAACTCAAAGGTACAGCAAGCACTGGACGTTCTGGAGGGTGTTCATCAGCTTAGAGGGAG AATTGCAAGCATAGTGCAGAAAAAAGCAGGTGTAAGTTGA
- the LOC104232446 gene encoding uncharacterized protein, which translates to MMKKLETVCRTFLQTRGTNASKKALLSWDKVCSPKKIAGGYNVMDKTGICKLLWNLYKKKDKLWVQWIHLYYGKKQKVWETNPSNALWIVQKISRGRYEGTGRMELLLYQEVVQRHARTISKSIVEDINVQQFRGSKVDLCAKSSSAKQTPYKKVTGSIWSKLLHWQGITRSSMEWQREVQWDKDKSTGNNAKARVYRLTLVCAVHHIWNERNKRLFQEEQKTMEVIVRQIIQEVANKGSRIRKLEKTMEEMNFYP; encoded by the exons GGAACAAATGCTTCAAAAAAAGCTTTGCTATCATGGGACAAAGTATGCTCTCCGAAAAAGATTGCTGGTGGATATAATGTAATGGATAAAACTGGAATTTGCAAACTACTATGGAATCTGTATAAGAAGAAAGACAAATTGTGGGTTCAGTGGATTCATTTGTATTATGGGAAGAAGCAAAAAGTGTGGGAAACCAATCCAAGCAATGCATTGTGGATAGTTCAGAAAATCAGCAGGGGTCGATATGAAGGAACTGGCAGAATGGAACTACTTCTCTATCAAGAAGTGGTACAAAGGCATGCGAGGACAATATCAAAAAGTATCGTGGAAGATATTAACGTGCAACAATTTAGGGGCTCCAAAGTGGATCTTTGTGCTAAATCTAGCTCTGCAAAACAGACTCCTTACAAGAA AGTTACTGGAAGTATATGGAGCAAGTTGCTACATTGGCAAGGCATAACAAGATCTTCGATGGAGTGGCAAAGGGAGGTACAATGGGATAAAGACAAATCAACAGGAAACAATGCAAAAGCTCGAGTATATAGACTGACTTTGGTATGTGCAGTACATCATATATGGaatgaaagaaacaagagatTATTCCAAGAAGAGCAGAAGACAATGGAAGTGATAGTTAGACAAATTATACAAGAAGTTGCAAATAAGGGATCAAGAATCAGAAAGTTAGAGAAGACAATGGAAGAAATGAATTTCTATCCTTAG
- the LOC104232423 gene encoding uncharacterized protein isoform X2: MILNYASSAFVQWNKTPKKMVYFSASAANLNTEKLREQLDHLHKEAQTTRNKANSARSRLLRLSEAAEKFRRQAAVSIQTGKENDARELLFQKKKIMQAMEKSKSRIELLDELAAKLNEAISMREKQLIGNVAFDLDIAIDDAPSPVRIVSPKDENPDNSDENEDFDQETIKLDDSQELQAPNDNNAERITDYELKNLEVSTSGNMSKEADKIDSLKGVSSYEEFLEHIDQQLRDIEVELITFLRFSSLILESKEKLENSKVQQALDVLEGVHQLRGR, from the exons ATGATACTGAATTATGCTTCTTCTGCGTTTGTCCAATGGAACAAAACTCCAAAGAAAATGGTATATTTCTCTGCTTCTGCTGCTAATTTAAATACGGAGAAGCTTAGAGAGCAATTAGACCATCTTCACAAGGAAGCACAAACCACAAGAAATAAAG CGAATAGTGCAAGATCGAGGCTACTTCGGTTGTCTGAAGCAGCGGAAAAATTTCGGCGACAAGCAGCCGTTAGTATTCAAACTGGAAAGGAGAATGACGCCAGGGAGCTACTTTTTCAAAAGAAGAAGATTATGCAAGCCATGGAGAAGTCAAAGAGCCGCATTGAATTGCTTGATGAACTTGCGGCAAAGCTTAATGAG GCAATATCTATGAGGGAGAAGCAGTTAATCGGAAATGTTGCTTTTGACCTTGATATTGCTATAGATGATGCCCCAAGTCCTGTTCGAATAGTATCTCCAAAGGATGAAAATCCAGATAATTCAGATGAAAATGAAGACTTTGACCAGGAAACTATAAAATTAGATGATAGCCAAGAATTGCAAGCTCCCAATGATAATAATGCAGAACGTATAACTGATTATGAATTGAAAAATCTCGAGGTATCAACAAGTGGGAACATGTCCAAGGAAGCCGACAAGATCGATAGTTTAAAGGGGGTATCCTCATATGAGGAGTTTTTGGAACATATAGACCAACAACTAAGAGACATTGAAGTAGAGCTTATCACCTTTTTGAGATTTTCATCCTTAATACTTGAAAGCAAAGAGAAACTAGAAAACTCAAAGGTACAGCAAGCACTGGACGTTCTGGAGGGTGTTCATCAGCTTAGAGGGAGGTGA